The following proteins are encoded in a genomic region of Bernardetia sp. MNP-M8:
- a CDS encoding PAS domain S-box protein: MPHTSPFFKLSTEALCVLDIHNRILHANTAMEKLAQREEKFLIGESFIEEIEKRIEGQNKIGIKELITRLINQLDKTRIQINEKIIESYSFINNINNREEYKISTISTKENYVYISIAHTSTTINPDLVETFIETRAIQTKQLNTILATVPDGIFVINEKGIISLVNPAAENIFGYKEEELLGKSIELLLSNQPIPERFTQLVTESSSDLKVIHNIELIAKHKNQTEFPLSVSLNETHFENGKTVYIALVRNLTKSKEVQNKLRDSQTFGESIFQSAKIGLAVINEWGYFVNVNRQYALMTGYNPEELIGQVYSIIVPDFETEDSINTIKKARRGNTTAKRFWKLKQKKGALIDIELYINDFYNRNKEQFFILSSKDITEEKSIEKDLRNTKELLEGIFQSLDNVFWSYDVKKDKLLTISAAVEKIYDISQAELKDDPNAWLKKVHPKDIKLVNESRKKAREGQSISYEYRIIDRKGNTKWIQTDVKVTVDKEGNPIRIEGVDTEVTQRILANHELDNTKRMLQFILDSLPDGVVFTNPNLEIEWVNPAIKNLLDYDKEEYTGKVFSSLFEEESFFLISDHFDIMEKMSVFEIALKSKNGKLIYSETISTPVYDSSKSIIGYLYVIRDISERRVFEQEKAQIMRSLAQFKRTLDVTKDSVFMFDATTHLFIYANKGATEAVGYSFGELRSMKLIDLMSDINPEDFQQLTSYVVNNTNHQINLDTTFLHKSGGKFPVALLLQYVDLDDGENRFVAIVRDISERKITEQLLKESELKFRSTFEQAGIGIAHIGIDLSWAAFNVHFCKMTGYSQNELSIKKLREITHPKDLPRDIMQLRRVLNEKSEGYSMRTRYIHKNGDTIWLNLSLSVVKDDDKKPAFIVMFIENISDQVEAEEMLRQTLEELKVSNYELDQFVYKASHDLRSPLTSILGLLNIAEIDKENALSHIRMIRGRIHKLDEFVQSIINYSQTSNLETNYEPLRIEYLIHKNIADLDFLPYANEIKFKIKSSQKGAVYTDNLRLNVILRNLLSNAIKFVDRTKKRSVIIVETALREDKKFVLKITDNGVGIDKAYQERIFDMFYRGNETSDGNGLGLYIVRQAVEKLKGELKFASQLGKGSTFMVILPSFEPKTKDELEKLFIPAELDNSKENRNN, translated from the coding sequence ATGCCTCATACAAGCCCCTTTTTTAAACTATCTACAGAAGCTCTCTGTGTGCTAGATATACATAATCGTATCCTGCACGCCAATACTGCTATGGAAAAACTTGCTCAAAGAGAAGAAAAATTCTTAATTGGAGAAAGTTTTATAGAAGAAATAGAAAAAAGAATTGAAGGACAGAATAAAATAGGTATTAAAGAATTGATTACTAGATTAATAAATCAACTTGACAAAACACGTATCCAAATAAATGAAAAAATAATTGAATCGTATAGCTTCATAAATAATATAAACAATAGAGAAGAATACAAAATTTCTACAATTTCTACAAAAGAAAATTACGTTTATATATCCATTGCTCATACATCAACTACTATTAACCCTGATTTAGTAGAAACATTTATTGAAACAAGAGCCATACAGACAAAGCAGTTGAATACTATCCTAGCAACTGTTCCTGATGGTATTTTTGTTATCAATGAAAAGGGAATTATATCTTTGGTTAATCCTGCTGCTGAGAATATTTTTGGTTACAAAGAAGAAGAATTACTTGGCAAATCAATAGAATTACTTTTGTCTAACCAACCTATACCCGAACGTTTTACGCAGCTAGTAACAGAGTCTTCTTCTGATTTGAAGGTCATTCATAATATAGAATTAATTGCAAAACACAAAAATCAAACTGAATTTCCTTTAAGTGTTTCGTTAAACGAAACTCATTTTGAAAATGGAAAAACGGTTTATATTGCTTTAGTGAGAAACCTTACAAAATCAAAAGAAGTACAGAATAAATTACGTGATAGTCAAACCTTTGGAGAATCAATCTTTCAATCAGCCAAAATTGGATTAGCTGTTATTAATGAATGGGGCTATTTTGTAAATGTAAATAGACAATATGCACTCATGACTGGCTATAATCCAGAAGAATTAATTGGTCAAGTATATTCTATAATTGTACCTGATTTCGAAACAGAAGATAGCATTAATACTATAAAAAAAGCTCGCAGAGGAAACACTACTGCAAAACGTTTTTGGAAGCTAAAGCAAAAAAAGGGTGCATTGATTGACATCGAATTATATATTAATGATTTTTATAATCGTAATAAAGAACAGTTTTTTATTCTTTCTTCAAAAGACATTACTGAAGAGAAAAGTATTGAAAAAGATTTAAGGAATACAAAAGAATTATTAGAAGGCATTTTTCAGTCTTTAGATAATGTATTTTGGTCGTATGATGTCAAAAAAGATAAATTACTTACTATTTCTGCTGCTGTGGAAAAAATTTATGATATTTCACAAGCAGAATTAAAAGATGATCCAAATGCGTGGCTAAAAAAGGTACATCCAAAGGACATAAAACTTGTCAATGAATCTCGTAAAAAAGCAAGAGAAGGACAAAGTATATCTTATGAATATCGCATCATAGACAGAAAAGGAAACACGAAATGGATTCAGACAGATGTAAAAGTAACAGTAGATAAAGAGGGAAATCCTATTCGCATTGAAGGAGTAGATACAGAAGTGACACAACGCATTCTTGCTAACCACGAGTTAGACAATACGAAAAGAATGTTACAATTCATTTTAGATTCACTTCCTGATGGAGTCGTCTTTACTAATCCAAATCTAGAAATAGAATGGGTAAATCCTGCTATAAAAAATCTTTTAGATTATGATAAAGAGGAATATACAGGAAAAGTTTTTTCAAGCCTATTTGAAGAAGAGAGCTTTTTTCTAATTTCTGACCATTTTGACATAATGGAAAAAATGTCTGTTTTCGAAATTGCTCTGAAGTCTAAAAATGGAAAGTTAATTTATTCAGAAACTATTTCTACACCTGTTTATGACTCTAGCAAAAGCATAATTGGCTATCTGTATGTAATCAGAGATATTAGTGAACGAAGAGTATTTGAGCAGGAAAAAGCACAGATTATGCGTTCTCTAGCACAGTTCAAACGAACACTAGATGTTACCAAAGATAGTGTTTTTATGTTTGATGCTACTACGCATTTGTTTATTTATGCTAATAAAGGAGCGACAGAAGCTGTTGGGTATTCGTTTGGAGAACTTCGTTCCATGAAGCTCATTGACCTTATGAGTGATATTAATCCTGAAGATTTTCAACAACTTACTTCTTATGTTGTAAATAATACGAATCATCAAATCAACTTAGATACAACCTTTTTACATAAAAGTGGAGGCAAATTTCCTGTTGCTCTTTTATTGCAATATGTAGATTTAGATGATGGAGAAAATCGCTTTGTAGCTATTGTAAGAGATATTAGTGAGCGAAAAATTACAGAACAATTGCTAAAAGAAAGCGAACTCAAATTTCGTTCTACCTTCGAACAAGCAGGGATTGGAATTGCTCATATCGGAATAGATTTGTCGTGGGCAGCTTTCAATGTTCATTTTTGTAAAATGACTGGCTATTCTCAAAATGAACTTAGCATCAAAAAATTGAGGGAAATAACACATCCAAAAGATTTGCCAAGAGATATTATGCAGCTTCGTCGTGTTCTGAATGAAAAAAGTGAAGGGTATTCTATGCGAACACGTTATATTCATAAAAATGGAGATACCATTTGGCTCAATCTGTCGCTTTCAGTGGTAAAAGATGACGATAAAAAACCTGCATTTATTGTAATGTTTATTGAAAATATTTCCGACCAAGTAGAAGCTGAAGAAATGTTGCGTCAAACTTTAGAAGAACTAAAAGTAAGTAACTATGAATTAGATCAGTTTGTCTATAAAGCCTCACATGATTTGCGTTCTCCTCTTACATCCATTTTAGGTCTGTTAAATATTGCCGAAATTGACAAAGAAAATGCACTTTCTCATATCAGAATGATTAGAGGAAGAATTCATAAACTTGACGAATTTGTACAATCTATCATTAATTATTCTCAGACAAGTAATTTGGAAACTAATTATGAACCTTTGCGAATAGAATATTTGATTCATAAAAATATTGCTGATTTAGATTTTTTACCTTATGCAAATGAAATAAAATTCAAAATTAAATCAAGTCAAAAAGGAGCTGTTTATACTGATAATTTAAGACTAAATGTAATTTTGAGAAACTTACTCTCAAATGCAATTAAGTTTGTAGACAGAACCAAAAAAAGGTCAGTTATTATAGTAGAAACTGCTTTGAGAGAAGACAAAAAGTTTGTTTTGAAAATTACTGATAATGGCGTAGGCATAGATAAAGCCTATCAAGAACGTATTTTTGATATGTTTTATCGTGGAAATGAAACCTCTGATGGAAATGGTTTGGGACTTTATATTGTTCGTCAGGCTGTTGAAAAACTAAAGGGAGAACTCAAATTTGCTAGTCAGCTTGGAAAAGGTTCTACTTTTATGGTAATTTTGCCTAGTTTCGAACCAAAAACTAAAGATGAATTAGAAAAATTATTTATTCCTGCTGAGTTGGATAATAGTAAGGAAAACAGAAATAATTAA
- a CDS encoding acyl-ACP desaturase has protein sequence MSNILTLSPSRLEVMRHLEGYVDQMTSKFLRPIDVNWQPSDLLPDASKLDFFDKVKDLQERARELSYDFWIVLIGDMITEEALPTYESWLMDVEGVHQGDKENPWSKWVRGWTAEENRHGDLLNKYLYLSGRVNMKQVEISTQHLIADGFDIGTATDPYRNFVYTSFQELATNISHKRVAQLAGTHDNSDLEKMCSMVAADEYRHAYAYMSFVEKILEVDPNEMLFAFEDMMRKKIVMPAHYLREIGGKVGETFKHFSDCAQRLGVYTAEDYVDIMEVLIKKWNIENLKDLNETGEKARDYIMKLPARLLRVAERMKTDTSAGYKFKWID, from the coding sequence ATGAGTAATATTCTAACCCTTTCCCCTTCTCGTTTAGAAGTCATGCGCCATTTAGAAGGCTACGTGGATCAAATGACAAGTAAATTTTTACGTCCTATTGATGTAAACTGGCAGCCTTCCGATTTATTGCCTGATGCTTCTAAACTAGATTTTTTTGATAAAGTAAAAGATCTTCAAGAACGTGCTAGAGAACTATCTTATGATTTTTGGATTGTTTTGATAGGCGATATGATAACAGAGGAAGCTCTTCCAACTTACGAATCTTGGTTGATGGATGTAGAAGGTGTACATCAAGGCGACAAAGAAAATCCGTGGTCAAAATGGGTAAGAGGCTGGACTGCAGAAGAAAATCGTCATGGAGATTTGCTCAATAAATACCTTTATTTATCAGGACGAGTAAACATGAAGCAGGTAGAAATTTCTACTCAACACTTAATTGCTGATGGTTTTGATATCGGAACTGCAACAGACCCTTATCGTAATTTTGTTTATACTTCATTTCAAGAATTAGCTACTAACATTTCACACAAACGAGTAGCTCAACTGGCAGGAACACATGATAATTCAGATTTAGAGAAAATGTGTAGTATGGTAGCTGCCGACGAATACCGTCATGCGTATGCGTATATGTCATTTGTAGAAAAGATTTTGGAAGTTGATCCAAATGAAATGCTTTTTGCTTTTGAAGATATGATGCGTAAAAAAATTGTGATGCCTGCTCATTATTTGAGAGAAATTGGTGGAAAAGTAGGCGAAACCTTCAAGCATTTTTCTGATTGCGCTCAACGTTTGGGTGTTTATACAGCAGAAGATTATGTTGATATTATGGAAGTGCTAATCAAGAAATGGAATATCGAAAACTTGAAAGACCTTAATGAAACAGGCGAAAAAGCAAGAGATTATATTATGAAACTTCCTGCTAGACTTTTACGTGTAGCTGAAAGAATGAAAACAGACACAAGTGCAGGATATAAATTTAAGTGGATAGATTAA
- the miaA gene encoding tRNA (adenosine(37)-N6)-dimethylallyltransferase MiaA: MKKILVIAGATAVGKTALCTELAAYFDTEVISADSRQFYKEMSIGTAKPTREEMTFISETGTSRLIKHHFIDSHSIQNPLSAGQFEKEALSVINNLFKARNKENDILILTGGSGLFVQAICDGFDEIPTIETTFREELNQELKQNGLDSLVSELKEKDLEYASEADLNNPQRVIRALEIIRSTGCNYSEFRKKNAQNQEKVRTERLQKLGFDFIKVMLDRPREELYERINKRVLLMIENGLVEEVKSLKEYAHLAPLKTVGYQEIFEYLTTDNFEKKEEINLETAISTIQQNTRRFAKRQLTWFRKDKEYVWFDISQPNYKQKLINFIKSQLTKG; this comes from the coding sequence TTGAAAAAAATACTTGTAATTGCAGGAGCAACAGCTGTAGGAAAAACAGCTTTATGTACAGAATTAGCAGCTTACTTTGATACAGAAGTTATATCAGCTGATTCAAGACAGTTTTATAAAGAAATGAGCATCGGAACAGCAAAACCTACACGTGAGGAGATGACTTTCATTTCAGAAACAGGAACTTCTAGGCTAATCAAACATCATTTTATAGATTCTCATTCTATTCAAAATCCTTTATCAGCAGGGCAATTTGAAAAAGAAGCCTTATCTGTTATTAATAATTTATTCAAAGCTAGAAACAAAGAAAATGACATCCTTATTCTGACAGGAGGTTCTGGACTTTTCGTTCAAGCTATTTGTGATGGATTTGATGAAATACCAACCATCGAAACAACATTCAGAGAAGAGTTAAATCAAGAATTGAAACAAAATGGACTAGATAGTTTAGTTTCAGAATTGAAAGAAAAAGATTTAGAATACGCATCAGAAGCAGACTTAAATAATCCTCAACGAGTAATTAGAGCATTAGAAATAATTAGAAGCACAGGCTGCAACTATTCAGAGTTCAGAAAAAAAAATGCACAAAACCAAGAAAAAGTAAGAACAGAGAGATTGCAAAAATTAGGCTTTGATTTCATCAAGGTTATGTTAGACCGACCTAGAGAAGAACTTTACGAACGAATAAATAAAAGAGTCTTGCTCATGATTGAGAACGGATTGGTAGAAGAGGTAAAATCATTGAAAGAATACGCTCATCTTGCACCCTTAAAAACAGTAGGGTATCAAGAAATTTTTGAATATCTTACTACTGATAATTTTGAAAAAAAAGAAGAAATAAACTTAGAAACAGCTATTTCAACTATTCAACAAAACACAAGACGATTTGCTAAAAGACAATTGACATGGTTTCGTAAAGATAAAGAATATGTTTGGTTCGATATTTCACAACCAAACTACAAACAAAAATTAATTAATTTCATTAAAAGTCAATTGACTAAAGGTTGA
- a CDS encoding ABC transporter substrate-binding protein, with protein MKTNSLSSSFLSFLSKSPLVASILFLFFFSCSSDKMTDREKEDESIIEWQSTQTPTDSLSLAHATQFRSYVYPNFRTLEVYDKNKNLQQRYLLYKGETKPKTNFEYDVALQIPLKRIVSRSTKYATFISLLENVDNLVGFVGSQYVSDEQIRKGLDAGKIKEVGNDDGSGVNFEGLLSLEPDAIFTYDASLYGGTSDTQQKMKELGLPMIICNETLESSPLAQAEWIKFFGILFEKEEKATEIFNQVKSNYDSLKNLTANLKEDQKPTLFFNAWYNETWFMPNGDSYVAQFAKDAGAIYLWNDLEGTGASPLAIESVYEKAQQADYWFHASDWKNMNQLISSDRRFVSFKSVKNKKIFNHNKRQLKSGGNDYFESGVAFPNKILEDFIKILHPELIKNKELYFYENLK; from the coding sequence ATGAAAACTAACTCTTTATCTTCTTCATTTTTATCTTTCTTATCAAAATCGCCATTAGTAGCATCAATACTTTTTCTATTCTTTTTTTCTTGTAGTTCTGATAAAATGACAGATAGAGAAAAAGAAGATGAGTCAATTATTGAATGGCAAAGCACACAGACTCCTACTGATTCTCTTTCTCTTGCTCATGCAACTCAATTTCGTTCTTATGTATATCCAAATTTCAGAACTTTAGAAGTTTATGATAAAAATAAAAATTTACAACAGCGTTATCTATTGTACAAAGGAGAAACAAAACCAAAAACAAATTTTGAATATGATGTTGCTCTTCAAATTCCTTTAAAACGTATCGTGTCACGTTCCACAAAGTATGCGACTTTTATATCACTTTTAGAAAATGTAGATAATTTGGTAGGTTTTGTAGGTTCTCAGTATGTTTCGGATGAGCAAATTAGAAAAGGTTTGGATGCAGGAAAAATCAAAGAAGTTGGAAACGATGATGGTTCAGGAGTAAATTTTGAAGGTTTGCTTAGTTTAGAACCAGATGCCATTTTTACCTATGATGCCAGTTTGTATGGAGGAACAAGCGATACACAGCAAAAAATGAAAGAATTGGGTTTGCCTATGATTATTTGTAATGAAACTTTAGAAAGCTCGCCACTTGCACAAGCTGAATGGATAAAATTCTTTGGTATTTTGTTTGAAAAAGAAGAAAAAGCAACCGAAATTTTCAATCAAGTAAAAAGCAATTATGATTCTCTAAAAAACCTGACAGCCAATCTAAAAGAAGACCAAAAACCAACACTTTTTTTTAATGCATGGTATAATGAAACTTGGTTTATGCCAAATGGAGATAGTTATGTAGCACAGTTTGCCAAAGATGCAGGAGCAATTTATTTATGGAATGACTTGGAAGGAACAGGTGCTTCTCCTTTAGCCATAGAGTCGGTTTATGAAAAAGCTCAGCAGGCAGATTATTGGTTTCATGCCAGTGATTGGAAGAATATGAATCAGCTTATAAGTTCGGACAGACGTTTTGTATCTTTCAAGTCAGTCAAAAATAAAAAAATATTTAATCATAATAAAAGACAACTAAAAAGTGGTGGAAATGACTATTTTGAGAGTGGAGTAGCTTTTCCAAACAAAATTTTGGAAGACTTTATCAAAATTTTGCATCCAGAATTAATCAAAAATAAAGAGCTTTATTTTTATGAAAATTTGAAGTAA
- a CDS encoding toxin-antitoxin system YwqK family antitoxin, with translation MKNKYYSNVYLTLYLLAFLLFSFIQNSVAQSKKQEFYKSGILKAEGKEVKGNKEGYWFLYYPDGTTMAFENYQYNKLNGTSKYYSPDGKLERKEIWINGMLQDSAFFYYPNGQVKRTGIYRDGAYEGLWLTFYEDGTLARRVFYTKGQLDGLVEEYFTDGSAIQSGTYKDGQKQGSWTYYDQNGIVMSRGVYKEGKKTGYWIHYDEEGKPKYEGQYKEGKVTGEWFYYKRGKRKTAKKNKLPIKELEFEEESNE, from the coding sequence ATGAAAAATAAGTATTATTCAAATGTATATTTAACTCTGTATTTACTTGCTTTTTTATTATTTAGCTTTATACAAAATTCTGTTGCACAATCAAAAAAGCAAGAGTTTTATAAAAGTGGAATACTAAAAGCTGAGGGAAAAGAAGTAAAAGGAAATAAAGAAGGATATTGGTTCTTATATTATCCAGATGGAACAACAATGGCTTTTGAGAACTACCAATACAATAAACTTAATGGAACATCAAAGTATTATTCACCAGATGGAAAGCTAGAGCGAAAAGAAATATGGATAAACGGAATGTTACAAGATTCAGCTTTTTTTTATTATCCAAATGGACAAGTAAAACGTACAGGTATTTATCGTGATGGTGCGTATGAAGGTCTTTGGCTAACTTTTTATGAAGATGGAACTCTTGCAAGACGAGTTTTTTATACAAAAGGACAATTAGACGGGTTAGTAGAAGAATATTTTACTGATGGAAGTGCAATTCAATCAGGAACATACAAAGATGGACAAAAACAAGGTTCTTGGACATACTATGATCAAAACGGGATTGTAATGAGTAGAGGAGTATATAAAGAAGGAAAAAAAACTGGATATTGGATTCACTATGATGAAGAAGGAAAACCCAAATATGAAGGTCAATATAAAGAGGGAAAAGTAACTGGCGAGTGGTTTTATTATAAAAGAGGAAAACGAAAAACTGCCAAGAAAAACAAACTACCTATTAAAGAACTAGAATTTGAAGAAGAAAGTAATGAATAA
- a CDS encoding two-component regulator propeller domain-containing protein, which produces MKKLREKLPIISFLKIYFHLFTENFFSKSLVKGLVLILFLCVSPIVNAQKQNKHIPFDPNKQLSQFLIDVWDSEKGLPSGTLLQLIQTKDGYLWIGSYDGLLRFDGNSFDLYTKNTNDVFKTNNITRLAESQDSTLWIGTQGSGLVSYKNGVFKSHGLEKQYIEAIHILDNSDSVYIGTRSSGLLVYDIKKEKILPLFSKELSSESIYDILEYPRGKFWLATRNQGVLILENNQLLKVASELENTRTLKLYLDSKKRVWAGTYQGILRYKNDKFIRQFPKLAEERIHDMRFDPAGNFWIVTRNNIYRHNVLTEELELLTTDTGEAFDDVRSVWLDQEDDLWIPTARHGLCRLRDGKFINYTVREGLAYPSVNSVGVYNNTDVLVGTSNGTIHRINSNQNKVFDYPLKTNITGQEIFNIRQDSEGIVWIVTYDGLLRKDINGNEKLFTTKDGLPTNILRLTYQDSKGRFWIGTRGEGLVEYKKDKKTGQDSFSKIGLERGFTPDFVMAITEDNNGNLLVGTNNGGLAVENGNKFDLFSTENGLPTNLIFNIYCDKQNIVWLATNAGLVRWKDEKAFVFDGSNGLPNETIFDIVEDEKGYFWFSSNRGVLRINKNELNSLANGEDIDLNWTQYDKNDGMRSEQCKGATQSIISPQGIIWIPTNNGILHINPNFLPINSRRPPVYVQKVFLDDEFFLEPLKVIVKPEQQRVIIDFTALSFRAPEKVKFKYRLEGFDKEWVVAKNNKREAIYTNLPNGTYNFQVIAANNDGVWNNEGASVKVVVRPHIYETPWFIGLIVLLAGGGIWGVVAARTKRIKMKAEELERIVKLRTAELRSSNEELITQQQVVDERNLLIEKQNHNIISSINYAKRIQLAMLPTLEQVEELLPESFILFLPRDIVSGDFYWIEKQSEKIVIATVDCTGHGVPGAFMSLIGNDLLNKVIQDYSITQPSLILNVLNEEISNILRQRETDNRDGMDMNIWTWNQKAHTVEFAGAKNPLIYIKNGELHEIKADKLSIGGNYSDKESIKYTNHTIKIDSPTVLYTFSDGYQDQFGGEQDRKFMKGKLKKLLLEIYQLPMKEQYQILKDTFEEWKGNYSQVDDVLIIGVKIDVDI; this is translated from the coding sequence TTGAAAAAATTACGAGAAAAATTACCAATTATCTCTTTTCTTAAAATTTACTTTCATCTTTTTACTGAGAATTTCTTTTCAAAATCTTTAGTAAAAGGCTTAGTCTTGATTTTGTTTCTCTGTGTTTCACCTATTGTTAATGCACAAAAGCAAAACAAACACATTCCTTTTGATCCTAACAAACAACTCTCCCAATTCTTAATAGACGTTTGGGATAGTGAAAAAGGATTGCCTTCTGGAACACTTCTACAACTCATCCAAACAAAAGATGGTTATTTATGGATAGGAAGTTATGATGGACTTTTGCGTTTTGATGGAAATAGTTTTGACTTATACACCAAAAATACAAACGACGTTTTTAAGACAAATAATATTACTCGTTTGGCAGAAAGCCAAGACAGTACACTATGGATAGGAACACAAGGAAGTGGACTGGTCAGTTACAAAAATGGAGTTTTTAAATCACATGGTTTAGAAAAACAATACATTGAAGCAATTCATATTTTAGATAATAGTGATTCAGTTTATATTGGTACTCGTTCAAGTGGTTTGTTAGTTTATGATATAAAAAAAGAAAAAATTTTACCTCTTTTTTCAAAAGAATTGTCTTCTGAATCCATTTATGATATTTTAGAATATCCTAGAGGTAAATTTTGGTTAGCTACAAGGAACCAAGGCGTGCTAATTTTGGAAAATAACCAATTACTAAAAGTAGCTTCTGAATTAGAAAATACCCGTACATTAAAATTATATTTAGACAGTAAGAAAAGAGTTTGGGCAGGAACATATCAAGGAATTTTAAGGTATAAAAATGATAAATTTATCAGACAATTTCCAAAACTAGCTGAAGAGCGAATTCATGATATGAGGTTTGATCCAGCAGGTAATTTTTGGATTGTTACTCGTAATAATATTTATCGTCATAATGTTCTGACAGAGGAATTAGAACTTCTTACCACCGATACAGGAGAAGCATTTGATGATGTGCGTTCAGTTTGGTTAGATCAAGAAGATGATTTATGGATTCCCACAGCTAGACACGGACTGTGTCGTTTGCGTGATGGAAAATTTATTAATTATACTGTTCGTGAAGGACTTGCTTATCCTTCTGTAAACTCGGTTGGTGTTTATAATAATACAGATGTTTTGGTCGGGACAAGTAACGGAACAATTCATCGAATAAATTCTAATCAAAATAAAGTGTTTGATTATCCATTAAAAACAAATATTACTGGACAAGAAATATTCAATATCCGTCAAGATAGCGAAGGAATCGTTTGGATAGTTACTTATGACGGTCTATTAAGGAAAGATATTAATGGAAACGAAAAATTATTTACTACAAAAGATGGGCTTCCAACTAATATTTTGCGACTTACCTATCAAGATTCAAAAGGTCGTTTTTGGATAGGAACACGAGGAGAAGGATTGGTAGAGTACAAAAAAGACAAGAAAACGGGTCAAGATAGTTTTTCAAAAATTGGTTTAGAAAGAGGTTTTACTCCTGACTTTGTGATGGCAATAACAGAAGATAATAATGGAAATCTTTTAGTAGGAACAAATAATGGAGGATTAGCTGTAGAAAATGGAAATAAATTTGATTTGTTCTCTACTGAAAATGGATTGCCTACTAATCTTATCTTTAATATTTATTGTGATAAACAGAATATAGTTTGGTTGGCTACTAATGCTGGTTTGGTGCGTTGGAAAGATGAAAAAGCATTTGTTTTTGATGGCTCAAACGGTTTGCCAAACGAAACTATTTTTGATATTGTAGAAGATGAGAAAGGATATTTTTGGTTTTCTTCTAATAGAGGAGTGCTACGCATAAATAAAAATGAACTCAATTCTTTAGCCAATGGAGAAGATATAGACTTAAACTGGACACAATACGACAAAAATGATGGTATGCGTTCCGAACAATGTAAGGGGGCAACGCAATCAATTATTTCTCCTCAAGGAATAATTTGGATTCCTACTAACAATGGTATTTTACACATCAATCCTAATTTTTTACCTATTAATTCTCGTCGTCCTCCTGTATATGTACAGAAAGTTTTTTTAGATGATGAGTTTTTTTTAGAACCTTTAAAAGTAATTGTAAAACCTGAGCAACAGCGTGTCATTATTGATTTTACAGCTCTTAGTTTTCGTGCGCCTGAAAAAGTAAAGTTCAAATACCGATTAGAAGGCTTTGATAAAGAGTGGGTAGTAGCAAAAAATAATAAAAGAGAAGCAATTTATACCAATCTTCCTAACGGAACATACAATTTTCAAGTGATTGCAGCTAATAATGATGGCGTTTGGAACAATGAGGGTGCAAGTGTAAAAGTTGTTGTTAGACCTCATATTTATGAAACACCTTGGTTTATTGGATTGATAGTTCTCTTAGCAGGAGGAGGTATTTGGGGAGTAGTAGCTGCAAGAACAAAGAGAATCAAGATGAAAGCTGAAGAGTTAGAAAGGATTGTTAAATTACGTACTGCCGAACTTCGATCTAGTAATGAAGAACTGATTACTCAGCAGCAAGTAGTAGATGAAAGAAATCTTCTTATCGAAAAACAAAATCATAATATCATTTCTAGTATTAATTATGCCAAACGTATTCAATTAGCAATGCTTCCTACGCTAGAACAAGTGGAAGAACTTTTACCTGAATCTTTTATATTATTTTTGCCTAGAGATATAGTTTCAGGAGATTTTTATTGGATAGAAAAACAAAGCGAAAAAATAGTTATAGCTACTGTGGATTGTACAGGACATGGTGTACCAGGAGCATTTATGTCTTTGATAGGAAATGATTTACTCAATAAAGTAATTCAAGACTATTCTATTACACAACCTAGTCTTATTCTTAATGTTCTTAATGAAGAAATAAGTAATATCTTAAGACAACGAGAAACAGATAATCGTGATGGAATGGATATGAATATTTGGACATGGAATCAGAAAGCTCATACAGTAGAATTTGCTGGGGCTAAAAACCCATTGATTTATATCAAAAACGGAGAGTTACACGAAATAAAGGCTGATAAACTTTCGATAGGTGGGAATTATTCTGATAAGGAAAGCATAAAATATACAAATCACACTATCAAAATTGACTCTCCGACTGTATTATATACATTTTCTGATGGTTATCAAGACCAATTTGGAGGAGAACAAGATAGAAAGTTTATGAAAGGTAAATTGAAAAAACTATTATTAGAAATTTATCAGCTACCTATGAAAGAGCAATATCAAATCTTAAAAGATACATTTGAAGAATGGAAAGGTAATTACTCACAAGTCGATGATGTTTTGATTATAGGAGTTAAAATAGATGTAGACATTTAG